Below is a window of Saccopteryx bilineata isolate mSacBil1 chromosome 11, mSacBil1_pri_phased_curated, whole genome shotgun sequence DNA.
GCTAGGAGAGGGTGAGTGGCAGCTGCTCTGCGTGGTCTTTGGAGTAGGCGGGACTTCCGCAGAAAGCGTGATAGGACGTATCCGTGCCGGCGACCGCGTGGAGGCGCCAGAAAGGCTGGAACTGAGAGGGTGGGGTCTGCGGACTGGTGCCCGCGGGACTGGAAAGCCCGCCAAGAGCTTAAAGGTAGTGGGAGAGGTCCGCGGGCGGGGCGAACAGGCCGGCAGGTCCCGGGGAAGGAACCGTAGGGCCTGCGGAGATGGAGGGCTCGCGGGGGAGCGGAGCGGGTCGAAGCTCGAGGGTGTCAGGCCCAGGGGGGCCGGGGCCGCGGCGAGATCCCGCTTCCAGCCCGCTCACTGACACCTCCTTTACCCAGGTTCCCGCGTCGGGGCTGCGGGGCCGCCCCAGGACTGCCCGGGGGGATGCCGTACTTCGGCTCCGAGGACGTGGTGAAGGAGCTGCGGAAGGCTCTGTGTAACCCCCACGTTCAGGCTGACAGGCTGCGCTACCGGAATGTCATCCAGCGGGTGATTAGGTATCCGCCGACCCCTCGCCCCGCCCCCACCGCGGGCCCCGCGGCGCCGCGCCCTCCGAAACAGTAAATGCACTTGTCCACGTGGCTGTGCTGTGATCTGGCTTCCTGCTTCTCGGGGGTGCCATCCCAGTCTTCCtcgtgagccttttttttttaaactctttcatTCAGCTGGGTGGTTTCATGCGTATCTAAATATCTAATGTAAACTGCTGACTCCAAGACCTGTAACATACCTAGTACAGACCTTTTTTATCTTCAGACCCACACATCCTACTGCCTGCTTGGCATTTCCACCTGGATGTTTCTTCAAACACATGCAAAACAGCACCTGCATGCATCCTTCCCCCCCAAACCTGCTGTTCCACTTGTGTGTGTTGATGAGTATCGCTACCCAAGCTACCCAGCTGACCAAGCGTGGGAATCGGTCTTGATGACACCTGATCTTCACTTTCAAGTCAGATGGATGAATAGTTCTAAATGCctaccctgtaaaaaaaaaaaaaaaaaaggcacagctGTTGTTCTGGTTTCATTACCAAAGCAGTTGCAGTAGCATACTAGGAGAATCACCTTGCCCCCTCATTTCAGGCAGAACGATTTTCCAACATGAGTTTGAACATTTAAGTCTTGCCTACAAATTTGGATCACAAACTGTAGTATGTAAGTTTTTCATCCAATCCAGTAATGCTGATTTCAGTAGGATGGGATGGAACcaaggaatctgtattttaaacaaatatcccATCTGATTCCTGTAGGAAACCATAGTTTGAGAAATGGAGATTTACAGAATAAAGTCCAAACATTTTATCATAGCACCCAAGGGACACTGGGCTAACTTGACTACCTGTGAATTCTCAAAAGAATGTACCATTCTTGCTCATGTCTGTATGCCACATGGCATGTAATTACTGCCTATCTACCACACCTATCTGGTGAGTCCTGCTCATTCAGCTGAAGTATTACTTCCTCTTTGGAAACATTTTATGACTCCTTGGCAGTAGCAGACCCGTGGATTCCCACTGCCCCTTGTCTTCTGTTGAATGCTTATCTGTTGTACTGTAATTAGTCGTCTTGTCTGGCCTTCGTAGACTTTGAGTTCCTAGAGGTCTGAGACCATACTTTCTTCAAGATTATggtcttaggcctgaccaggcagtggcgcagtggataacgcgtcggactgggatgcagaggacccaggttcgagaccccgaggtcgccagcttgagtgtgggctcatctggtttgagcaagactcaccagcttgagcccaaggtcactggcttgagcaagaggtcgctcagtctgctgtagcccctggtcaaggcatatatgagaaatcaatcaatgaacaactaaggaaccgcaacgaagaattgatgtttctcatctctctcccttcctgtttatctgcccctatctgtccttctctctctctctgtctctgccacacacacacacaaaaataataaaataaatgctgttagtttaaaaaaaaaaaagattatgttctTAGGACATCTCCCTAGAATGTAAAAGGTGAATTTCATTGGAATGTACTGAGAATccataagtatttgttgaatgaatagaaGAGTATTTATTGCAGGCCCCTGACGTGACTTAATAGACAGGGTGGACCTGTTACTTCCCTCTCAGCGATCATAATCTAGTTGGATAACCAGgacatgtaaaataaaacacCCTCCATAGTCGGTTGGgaattatgtattttattccttttttttaaaggtattatttattgattttgtagaaagagagagagagaaaggggttaaggaggaactggaagcatcaactcatagtagttgcttcccatatgtgccttgctgggtAAgcgtggggtttcaaactggtgatctccacgttctaggtcagtgctttatccaccgtTGTCTTCACAGGTCGGGCACATTTTACTTCTTGCTATGTGTATTGGTTTCAGGCACATGACTCAGGGTGCGGACATGTCTGGTGTTTTCATGGAAATGGTGAAGGCCAGTGCCACTGTCGATATTGTTCAGAAGAAGTTGGTTTATCTCTACATGTGCACATACGCGCCCCTGAAGCCAGACCTGGCTCTCCTGGCCATCAACACACTGTGCAAAGACTGTTCGGACCCCAACCCGATGGTGCGAGGGCTGGCGCTCCGGAGCATGTGTGGCCTCAGGTGAGCACCCTCTGCCCTGCCTGTTCCTTAGTGGCTGATGAATTGAAGAGGTCAAAGGGCAGGTTTTTAATGATgactgtttatttgagcttttctatcCTGGGGAAAAACACTGTTGTGTATAACCTGAGAAAACAAGATGTTCAGCCATTGCTTTGGCTTAAAAACTATATCACATGGGTTCTTTAGAGGGAGTTTTCCATCCTCTAAGTGAAATAGTTCTTGGTGTTGGTTAAAGATTTCTaaacaatttgtgtgtgtgtgtgtgtgtctgtgcgcaTATATATATGCGCACAGACACATTGTTTTTTGCTGTCTATGCAGCATTATTCCTCATGAAAAGTCAAGTATGGTTTTTCAAGTTTGGCGGCAGCTCTCCAATCCATGGTTTGATAGATGCACATTCACTGAACCCTCTGTTAAATTAATAGGGCCTGAACTGTGTCAAAACTAGGAATTCAGATCTGACTGATTTCATGATGTGTTTGTTGCTTAGgatgcctggtgtgcaggagtataTCCAACAGCCTATTCTCAACGGCCTGCGGGATAAGGCTTCCTATGTCAGGAGGGTGGCAGTCCTTGGTTGTGCCAAGATGCATAGTCTTCATGAAGACTCTGAAGTGGGTAAGTTTCAGGGTAATCCATCCTAACCAATATTTACCTGTGCCTGCATTATACGTATGGCTTTCTTTGGTAGAAAATCATAACGTGCCCCGTTTCTGGGCATGTCTCTGTGCACGTGATGCAGAGCTTACTATTTTCTGAGATTAGAGGAGTCCTATCTTTGGGGCCCAGGTGAGATCCTTTGCTTTAGCTGCTTAGAACAGCCAGGAGATGGTAGTTTTTTGGCCTTGACTTTGTATTGCCTTTGTGATTTTTGTAGCAGAGAAGTTCAGCTTTATCTGCTTGGAGCTATTATTACTCTGGCTTTATTCCTGTGGCTTCGCTTCTTAATCTGAGGTCTCTGTTCTCTTTTATAGATGGTGCCCTGGTAAATGAATTATACAGTCTGCTACGTGACCAGGACCCAATTGTGGTGGTGAATTGCTTGAGGTCTCTAGAGGAAATTCTGAAACAGGAAGGAGGTGTTGTCATCAATAAGCCCATTGCCCACCATCTCTTAAATCGGTTTGGACATGCACCTTGgtgctctttttttgtttgtttttttaaattcattttagagaggctgGGGGtttgggagagaagagggggggagctggaagcatcaactcccatatgtgccttgaccaggcaagcccagtgtttcgagctggcgacctcagtgttccaggtctctgctttatccactgcgccaccacaggtcaggcactcggTGCTCTTTTTTATGATGATGAGATCGGGCTTTTACTGGGATCTTATTGACATGTTGGCTCTTAGACAACTTCTATAGAGTAGTAAAGAATTTAATCATAACTATTAACTTCTATTTCACTGAGAATTCCTTTTATTTGTCTTAGTTCTTTCATTGATATAGAGAGATGGCGGAAACATCCTATGGTACTAAGTTCTGTCATCCTCTGTCATTTTGTCTCCTGAACTAAGCCATTTATGTTGTCTTACAATGTAGAGGATCTGGATCTAGGGTGAAGTTGTTATGTCTTTGGCTTTAGATGAGTGTGCATTTGTACTGTAAATGTGTCTTAgaacttaaagtctattttgtgtaAACTTTAAATaggataaaaagaataatttgattATGGCACAGCCTATGTTTAAGAAATCTCCCTTTGTTTTGATGAACAGATGACTGGTGGCATGGAAATGGTCCTAATTTTGTTGCTAAAGTagcattttgttctcttttttcgaTAGAATGTCCAAACTGGACCAATGGGGCCAGGCTGAAGTATTGAACTTCCTGCTACGCTACCAACCCCACAGTGAGGAGGAACTGTTTGACATTCTCAATCTGTTGGACAGCTTTCTCAAGAGCAGTAGCCCAGGTGTGGTGATGGGAGCCACCAAACTCTTTCTGATCTTGGCAAAAAAATTCCCCCATGTACAAACGGATGTACTTGTGCGAGTCAAGGGACCCTTGCTGGCCGCCTGTTCTTCCGAGAGCCGCGAGCTCTGTTTTGCTGCTCTCTGTCACGTGCGCCAGATCTTGCACAGCTTGCCAGGTCACTTCAGCAGCCACTACAAAAAGTTCTTTTGCTCGTACTCGGAGCCCCACTACATCAAGCTGCGGAAGGTGGAGGTGCTGTGTGAGCTCGTGAACGACGAGAACGTGCAGCACGTGCTGGAGGAGCTTCGAGGGTACTGCACTGATGTGTCCGCTGACTTTGCCCAGGCTGCCATCTTTGCCATAGGTAGgtgtctgctgctgctgctttttcaGAGCCTGTACCACCCAGCCAGAAAGCTGCAGAACCATCGAGAGCAAAAGggaaggaatctttttttttttagattttgttcattcatttttagagagagagagagaggaaagagatagaatggggggtggggagaggagcaggaagcatcaactcccatatgtgccttgaccaggcaagcccggagttttgaactggtgatctcagcgttccaggccgacactttatccactgcaccaccacaggtcaggcagaaggaatcttttttcagaggcagagtgCCATGCACCGAGAATTGGGTCAGTGAGGACAAACGAGGAGAGAAAGGTTTTTTCCATCAACCCTGGTGTTGCCGTATCTTCCAGAATAGAGAATACTATGGGTAACTCaaactataataattaataattatattgcCTTTTGTTATCCAAAATGCTTTCCCATTCTTCATTTTACCACTGTcttgagaggaaaagtaaacaaGTGTTACtagctttattttaaagatgaaacttAGGCACCAATGGTTAATAAATTGCCAAAGATCTTATGGTTCCTGAACTGGGACTGGAACCCAGGTGTCCTGACTCCAAGTCCTGTGTCAGTTGGCCACCAGTCGTTTATTGAGCTTCTGCAGTGGGCTATGTATTCTGCGGACTGTTGACCAACGCAGAAGAAATCCTCAGTCTTACAGACTTCTGCATACCACTCTGGAATTGACAAGGTTAGGGAAACTCACGAAATGAAAGCAGGTGGGGAACCACCTTTTGGAGGACTTCAAGTGGAGGAGACAGAACCCTCCTCTGTAGAATCAAGTGTGCCTGTTGttagggacagagcagagggagcaaGGAGCCAAGTGGGGAGCTGCAGTCCGGAGACTGCGGTCATGGTCCCCGCAGTCACATCACATGCCGCCGCCTTAGATCTGGCTGCCAGATTAAATACCTTGTTACAGAAGGTCTCCAACCCTGGTGGATGGGAAAGTCTTTTCCCGTGATCTTGCCGTTTTCTGCTGGTctgtgaaaaacaaacagaaaacggACTCACTTTTACCAGATTTCCCTTTCTAGCAAACTTAGGTTCGTATCTCATCAAGCAAGGGGTGATGTTTTTAGGTATCTTTGGTTGTCTTTGTCCTTGGCTGGTGGGAACTTATTTTAGAACAAGATGCTGCATTTACCTTCACAGTTTTCTCTGTTTGCGCTCTGTAGGCGGCATCGCCAGGACCTACACGGACCAGTGTGTGCAGATTCTGACAGAGCTGCTGGGGCTTCGACAAGAGCACATCACCACAGGTAATGGCTGCCTTCGGCACTTCTCTGTCACTTGCCTGGCCTGGAGTCGGTACTCAAAAACTATTGATTATTAAATAACATAGATGTCTAACTGTCTTGTTTTCGCATCTGTTGCCATCAGAGAAGCATAGTATCTATGGATTGAACAAGGTAGAGCGCTCAGGGGCCCTGAGTCTGCAGGCTGTGCTGTACATAGGGATGTGTATTAGGATAAGCTCGCCTGTTATTTCCCCACCTTTACTTCTGTTCTTGGAACGGCAGCCTACTGTAAGCAGTGGCTTCCAGGGCTGGACGAGGGCGAGGCAAGCAAAGTGCCTAGGATGAGAAGATGGAGAGGCCTTGCCCTCAGGCTCACGCAAGTGCTAACCCTGTGTGTCTTCCTCAACTACACACTGCCACCCCTTGCTTAGCTCACCGTAGTCCCAGCCCTGGTGGCCCCGTTTATACTGTTTTCAGGGTGTCAACAGCACGACCCCACATCTGCATACAGCTCTGCATCTTACCAAGTGCTCTCACGTCCATTAGCTCATTTATCCCCACGGCACTCTGGTAAGAGCCACATTCATTTAAGGAGTTATTGCCCATATTAGATATTTCTCAGATAATCATTGACTGCCCCTCCAACATCCATTTAAAGAAATGCATCTAGAATCTGATCTGAACATCGGACTTTTCTTAAGGTCCTGTCCTGTGCGGCGGCCCTAACCCTGTGCTCTTGTGCAGTGGTGGTGCAGACGTTCCGAGACCTGGTGTGGCTGTGTCCCCAGTGTGCGGAAGCCGTGTGTCAGGCCCTGCCTGGCTGCGAGGAGAGCATCCAGGACAGTGAGGTAGGTCATCATTCTCCTTTGCTCTGAGAGGGCGTCACATGGGACCCTCTAAAGTGCAGTCTGTTTATTCTTTCTGTCCAGTCTCTGAAGTGGAAACCTTAGACTTGACCACCACCTCACATTCTCTTTTAGGGGTAGATGAGATCTAAGTTATAAAAACATTAGGATTTATCTCTTGAACAGTTTCGAGTTAAATTTAGACCATGGAGTTTTCAGCCGGAATGAAAGAATCCTTTGTGGCATCTTTACAAATATTTGGGCTTCACTCCAGGTCTATTGATTTAATTTTGCAGGAGTAAGGGACCAAGACAAGAtatatctagatagatagatagatagatagatagatagataaatttattatttttttcttaagtgagaggagaggaggtatttagactcttgcatgcatcccaactgggatctgttggaatccatgggagtctgaaagaccacagtaacaggctttattgaaaggaagaaaggaaccctgccgggaacttctcccagggagaagagcaccaaaaacagactgaggtaaaactttatagggttggggatagcctcgagcaagggtgtgctggtctGTTAGGCTTTCTGGAATACTAGTCATTGGGGTGATAGACCAGCTTCCTGGAGTTCCTTTGTCCCATGGGCGATTGtccggtaattaagggtggggtcaggcagccaagcggaacagcaaaagggcagtttggaattcatgtatctatcaggatccatccggcaacccctgtctggggccaatgcttagaccaactaagccactggctgcgagaggggacaagagagagaagggagaaagggaagggaagggaagcagatggtcgcttctcctgtgtgctgtgaccaggaattgaacccaggatgtccacacagcaggccaacgttctatctactgagcaaactggccataGCCTGACATTTTTAAGAAGCCTCAGAGATGAGTCTGCTTTGTACTCTAGGTAAATCACTATGATCACTTCATAATTACTTCATGAAGTAATTAAGTGAAATTCATGAAGTAATTTAGAGAGATTTTTCAGTAGCTTTCACTGAAACATTAAACCCCGAATTGGGGCAGAGGCCCCAAAGCTGAGGAAGCCTTGCTGCTTAGTATAGGCCATGAATCTTTTCACTTCCTTTTGTGCAGAAGAATGGCATTCCTATTTGTTGTAGAGATTGTAGGAGGTGGGATCGATACAGCACAAGTTGAAATAAAAGATTACACCTTTTGTGCTGACACTGGGGGAAAAGGAAAGCCTGTGACTGGGTGCAACTGCAGGTTGAgcatctgttcttttttctttccctttttttttttttttttttttttggtggcagtgacagagagagggacagatagaaacagacagacaggaagggagagagatgagaaacatcaattcttcgttgcggcaccttagttgttcattgattgctttctcatatgtgccttgactggggggccttcagcagaccgagtaaccccttgctcaagtcagcgaccttgggtccaagctggtgagcttttgctcaaaccagatgagcccgcgctcaagctggagacatcGAGGTTTCAAACTCTGCGtccctagtccgacactctatccactgagccaccaccacctgTTCTTATTCCTTCATTCCCCAGGGGAAGCAGGCACTCATTTGGCTACTTGGTGTCCACGGAGAAAGAATTTCCAATGCTCCCTACGTGTTGGAAGACTTTGTAGAGAATGTGAAGTCCGAGACATTTCCAGCTGTGAAGATGGAGCTGCTCACGGCACTGCTGCGCCTCTTCCTCTCGCGGCCTGCTGAGTGCCAGGATGTGCTAGGGCGGTTGTTGCACTACTGCATAGGTGGGTTCTCCAGGTGGAGAGGGTACATGCCATGACCGATGGTAATTCCCACACCTTTCCTTGTTTGATGAAACGTGTCTGGGACCCAAGACATGATTTCCTCCTGTTTTGGTTGGCACAGGGGTAGGAGGAGAATGTTCCTGTTTTTAATTAACTCATCTGTTGTCTTgcttcagaagaagaaaaggacatGGCAGTACGGGACCGAGGTCTCTTCTATTACCGCCTCCTCCAAGCTGGCATTGAGGAAGTTAAGCGGGTCCTGTGTAGCCCTAAATCTGACCCTTCCCTTGGACTTCTGGAGGATCCAGCAGAAAGACCTGTGAATAGCTGGGCCTCAGACTTCAACACGCTGGTGCCAGTGTATGGCAAAGCCCGCTGGGCAGCCATCTCTAAATGCCAGGGTGCAGAGCGTCGCGGCCCAGAGCTCCCCAACATGGCATCCTTTGCCGCATCAGGTAATACAGTCTTTACTTTCTATCTTGTCACAAGAAATGGTTCTTTTGTAGTAACCAGTAAGAAGTAGAATACCCTAGCTAAATCTCAGACTGTTGCCTGAACTTGTGAGCAAGAAAGAAGTTCATTGTTGGCTAACTAAGCCATTTATCCAAAGATGAAAGTCACATGTGTGCTTTTGGAAATCTAGATTGAAATTGTAGTTTCTATTGGTTAAGAATATCTCTTACACAAGCTTTATGACTCTTTTAGGACCCCTGATTCCTGAAGAGAACAAAGAGGGGGTACAAGAACTCCCGGATTCTGGAGCCCTCATGCTAGTTCCCAATCACCAGCTCACTGCTGAGTGTTTTGAGAAAACTTGGCTTAGCCTCAAAGTTGCTCATCAGCAAGTGTTCCCTTGGCAGGGAGCAGTCCATCCTGATACCCTGCAGATGGCCCTGCAGGTCGTGAACGTCCAGACCATCGCAGTGAGCAGGGTTGGGGCTCAGCCATGGAAAGCCTACCTCAGTGCTCAGGATGACACCGGCTGTCTGTTCTTAACAGAGCTGCTGCTGGAGCCCGAGAACTTAGAAATGCAGGTCTCCGTGAAGCAGAGTGAGGCGAGGACCGAGACGCTGAGCAGCTTTGTTTCTGTATTAGAAACTGTCATCAGAACAATTGGAGACATGAAATCATAACAGTCTGCTGCCTGTCCTGAGTGAGATGAACAGCTTCTCAGAGTTTTTCTTATTAAAGCTGCTTGTAAGTCCAGAGAAGATTAACTGCAAAGGAGATTGGGAAATCTAGGAATCAGAATTCTAATGTTTTTTGTCCAAACACCATTGACTTATTCCTCTCAGACCTACTGGTGAATGACCTCATTTTTTCCAGGTGATGTTGTCAAGGTTAATGGTGGTAAGGGGGTGGGAATGGGGTCAGGATAGGGTGTGGGTTCTTTTCTAATCAGGTTAAGGGTGTTTTACTAAGTAAAGGTGCCCGATGTGTGTAGAAACTGATGGAGTCATCATTCGTGGGCGTCATAGTTTTCTCCCAGGATTATTGTAATAAATTCCTGACTGTTCTCATATTTCTAATCATGCTTCTTAAGCCAGAGTTCAAGGTCTTCAGTGACAGGTTTCACCGCTCCCCAAACACCCTATCTTCTGGCAAAAGCAAACCACATGCAGTTCCCTGAATGCACCAGCTCCCTCTCACCTCTGTGCTTTGACACCTGCTCTTATTTCTTGCCCAGAACATTTCCTCACCCTCAGCTCTTTATTTAAGTAACACCTAGTCTATCTTTTAGTGTCCAGCTCAGTCATGAACTCTTTCAGGCAGCTTTCTGTGTCCCTCACTCTCTTCATTAAGGCTCTCCTTCAAACTGTGAAAGCAGTTGGCACATATGTCTGGCAGAactattgttattgttttgtcaCTGTGCCTCACTGTTTTTCCaatagtataatataaatatattctggaAGCTGCCTGTGCATTCTCCAGTTAAGAGCCAGCACGCAGGGCCCCCatcacctccctcctccccttcctccactgagccaccgcaccCCTTCCGTCTCTTCCTAGGCTGCAGCACAGGGTCAAGAGGAGTCTCCAGGGATCGGAGGGGGAGTGTCAGAGGTCTGGGTGGCAGCTGTAGGAGTGGCAGTGTCATAGCTCAGGGCAAAG
It encodes the following:
- the AP4B1 gene encoding AP-4 complex subunit beta-1 isoform X2, translated to MHLSTWLCCDLASCFSGVPSQSSSHMTQGADMSGVFMEMVKASATVDIVQKKLVYLYMCTYAPLKPDLALLAINTLCKDCSDPNPMVRGLALRSMCGLRMPGVQEYIQQPILNGLRDKASYVRRVAVLGCAKMHSLHEDSEVDGALVNELYSLLRDQDPIVVVNCLRSLEEILKQEGGVVINKPIAHHLLNRMSKLDQWGQAEVLNFLLRYQPHSEEELFDILNLLDSFLKSSSPGVVMGATKLFLILAKKFPHVQTDVLVRVKGPLLAACSSESRELCFAALCHVRQILHSLPGHFSSHYKKFFCSYSEPHYIKLRKVEVLCELVNDENVQHVLEELRGYCTDVSADFAQAAIFAIGGIARTYTDQCVQILTELLGLRQEHITTVVVQTFRDLVWLCPQCAEAVCQALPGCEESIQDSEGKQALIWLLGVHGERISNAPYVLEDFVENVKSETFPAVKMELLTALLRLFLSRPAECQDVLGRLLHYCIEEEKDMAVRDRGLFYYRLLQAGIEEVKRVLCSPKSDPSLGLLEDPAERPVNSWASDFNTLVPVYGKARWAAISKCQGAERRGPELPNMASFAASGPLIPEENKEGVQELPDSGALMLVPNHQLTAECFEKTWLSLKVAHQQVFPWQGAVHPDTLQMALQVVNVQTIAVSRVGAQPWKAYLSAQDDTGCLFLTELLLEPENLEMQVSVKQSEARTETLSSFVSVLETVIRTIGDMKS
- the AP4B1 gene encoding AP-4 complex subunit beta-1 isoform X1; translation: MPYFGSEDVVKELRKALCNPHVQADRLRYRNVIQRVIRHMTQGADMSGVFMEMVKASATVDIVQKKLVYLYMCTYAPLKPDLALLAINTLCKDCSDPNPMVRGLALRSMCGLRMPGVQEYIQQPILNGLRDKASYVRRVAVLGCAKMHSLHEDSEVDGALVNELYSLLRDQDPIVVVNCLRSLEEILKQEGGVVINKPIAHHLLNRMSKLDQWGQAEVLNFLLRYQPHSEEELFDILNLLDSFLKSSSPGVVMGATKLFLILAKKFPHVQTDVLVRVKGPLLAACSSESRELCFAALCHVRQILHSLPGHFSSHYKKFFCSYSEPHYIKLRKVEVLCELVNDENVQHVLEELRGYCTDVSADFAQAAIFAIGGIARTYTDQCVQILTELLGLRQEHITTVVVQTFRDLVWLCPQCAEAVCQALPGCEESIQDSEGKQALIWLLGVHGERISNAPYVLEDFVENVKSETFPAVKMELLTALLRLFLSRPAECQDVLGRLLHYCIEEEKDMAVRDRGLFYYRLLQAGIEEVKRVLCSPKSDPSLGLLEDPAERPVNSWASDFNTLVPVYGKARWAAISKCQGAERRGPELPNMASFAASGPLIPEENKEGVQELPDSGALMLVPNHQLTAECFEKTWLSLKVAHQQVFPWQGAVHPDTLQMALQVVNVQTIAVSRVGAQPWKAYLSAQDDTGCLFLTELLLEPENLEMQVSVKQSEARTETLSSFVSVLETVIRTIGDMKS